Proteins from one Mycobacterium sp. SMC-2 genomic window:
- a CDS encoding TetR/AcrR family transcriptional regulator: MPRQVRSEATRRKILDAATEVFGEVGYAAAGWGAIIERTGMTKGALYHHFDSKESLASDILKEGSDTLLTAFRNVCGPSSPGLENLLHGAFTIVVVLNSDKMVRTAEQLASALSGLNEAAASFYADLAAKIADEARRAISEGDLREEVDPEVLSEFLVGAMFGTRLVFNAIARRDPNRGVANDIAGRLRQILELLLPGTVTEASLPYFRQFLDREVMRHAPAIATRPDAPVEPLNG, from the coding sequence ATGCCGCGCCAGGTCCGATCCGAAGCCACTCGGCGCAAGATCCTCGATGCGGCCACCGAGGTGTTCGGCGAAGTCGGGTATGCCGCCGCCGGGTGGGGGGCGATCATCGAGCGGACGGGGATGACCAAGGGCGCCCTCTATCACCACTTCGATTCGAAGGAATCGTTGGCGTCCGACATCCTCAAGGAAGGCTCCGATACGCTTCTCACCGCCTTTCGAAACGTATGTGGGCCGTCATCGCCGGGGCTGGAGAACCTGCTGCACGGCGCCTTCACCATTGTCGTAGTGCTGAATTCGGACAAGATGGTTCGCACGGCCGAGCAATTGGCTTCTGCCTTAAGCGGATTGAATGAGGCCGCCGCGAGCTTCTACGCGGACCTGGCGGCCAAGATCGCCGACGAGGCCAGGCGGGCGATCAGTGAGGGAGACCTCCGCGAGGAGGTCGACCCCGAGGTGCTCTCCGAGTTCCTCGTCGGTGCCATGTTCGGAACGCGGTTGGTGTTCAATGCGATAGCCCGGCGCGACCCGAACAGGGGAGTCGCCAACGATATCGCCGGGCGCCTGCGTCAGATCTTGGAACTGTTGCTGCCCGGCACCGTCACGGAAGCCTCGCTCCCTTATTTCCGGCAATTCCTCGATCGCGAAGTAATGCGCCATGCCCCGGCGATTGCCACCCGTCCCGACGCCCCCGTGGAACCCCTGAACGGTTGA
- the rsmI gene encoding 16S rRNA (cytidine(1402)-2'-O)-methyltransferase: MTTGRLLLGATPLGQPSDASPRLIDALARADVVAAEDTRRVRTLAKALGVTITGRVVSLFDRVEAARVDPLITALQAGATVLVVSDAGMPLISDPGFRLVAACVDAGVPLTCLPGPSAVMTALALSALPAEKFCFEGFAPRKKAARRAWLDSLADERRTCVFFESPRRLAACLRDAADRLGGARRAAICRELTKVHEEVVRGSLDELAAWAEDGVLGEITVVLAGATPRVDLPSLVARVEELVADGARVKDACGEVAADHPGVRSRQLYDAVLQSRRA; this comes from the coding sequence ATGACCACTGGCCGCCTGTTGCTGGGCGCGACCCCGTTGGGCCAGCCGTCGGACGCCTCGCCCCGCCTGATCGACGCCCTCGCCCGCGCCGACGTGGTGGCGGCCGAGGACACCCGCCGGGTGCGGACGCTGGCGAAGGCCCTGGGCGTCACCATCACCGGCCGGGTGGTCAGCCTGTTCGACCGGGTCGAGGCGGCCCGGGTGGACCCCCTGATCACCGCGCTGCAAGCCGGGGCGACGGTGCTGGTGGTCAGCGATGCCGGCATGCCGCTGATCAGCGACCCCGGCTTCCGGCTGGTCGCGGCGTGCGTGGACGCCGGGGTTCCGCTGACCTGTCTGCCCGGCCCGTCGGCGGTGATGACAGCGCTGGCCCTGTCCGCTCTGCCGGCGGAGAAGTTCTGCTTCGAGGGATTCGCCCCGCGCAAGAAGGCCGCGCGGCGGGCCTGGCTCGACTCGCTCGCCGACGAGCGGCGCACCTGCGTGTTCTTCGAATCGCCGCGCCGGTTGGCCGCGTGTTTGCGCGACGCCGCCGACCGACTCGGCGGTGCCCGGCGCGCGGCGATCTGCCGGGAACTGACCAAGGTGCACGAGGAGGTGGTGCGCGGGTCGCTCGACGAGCTGGCGGCTTGGGCGGAGGACGGGGTGCTCGGCGAGATCACCGTCGTGCTGGCCGGCGCCACCCCGCGCGTCGACCTGCCGTCGCTGGTCGCGCGGGTGGAGGAGCTGGTCGCCGACGGTGCGCGCGTCAAGGACGCCTGCGGTGAGGTGGCCGCCGACCATCCGGGCGTGCGCTCGCGCCAACTCTACGACGCGGTCCTGCAGTCGCGCCGCGCGTGA
- a CDS encoding NAD(P)/FAD-dependent oxidoreductase has protein sequence MTEVAAQKTHVVVVGGGYAGTLAANHLRQRPDIDITLVNARPVFVERIRLHQLVADTGAATADYATLLGDGIRLVVDTVDRIDAPARRVLLSSGAELGYDYLIYAVGSTGATPVTVPGFADFAHSIADLESAQRLRYALADLPLAAPVTVVGGGLTGIETASELAERGRQVTLVCGAELGPSLSKRGRRSVAKRLRGFGVNVLESSTVTEVRWDAVVLSDGAVLPSAATIWTAGFAVPDLAARSGLSTDALGRLLTDETLTSVDNPYVVAAGDAAAPSGQPLRMSCQAAGPLGAQAANTVLSRICGRAPDPLSQAFVGQCISLGRSYGTFQLARTDDTPVNLAMGGRTAASIKEAICKGTLWAIRREATKPGSYRWLKGGKRPAQAPAEVALR, from the coding sequence ATGACCGAGGTGGCCGCCCAGAAAACTCATGTCGTCGTGGTCGGAGGCGGATACGCCGGAACCCTGGCGGCGAACCATCTACGGCAGCGTCCGGACATCGACATCACCCTGGTGAACGCCCGCCCCGTCTTCGTGGAGCGAATCCGTTTGCACCAGTTGGTCGCCGACACCGGCGCCGCGACCGCCGACTACGCGACGCTGCTCGGCGACGGGATCCGGCTCGTCGTCGACACCGTCGACCGCATCGACGCCCCGGCGCGGCGCGTCCTGCTGTCCTCGGGCGCCGAGCTCGGCTACGACTACCTGATCTACGCCGTCGGCAGCACCGGCGCGACGCCGGTGACGGTGCCCGGGTTCGCCGACTTCGCCCACTCGATCGCCGACCTGGAGAGCGCCCAGCGGTTGCGCTACGCGCTCGCCGACCTGCCGCTGGCCGCTCCCGTCACCGTCGTCGGCGGCGGGCTGACCGGCATCGAAACGGCTTCCGAGCTGGCCGAACGGGGTCGCCAGGTGACCCTGGTGTGCGGCGCCGAGCTGGGACCGTCGCTGAGCAAGCGCGGCCGCCGTTCCGTCGCCAAGCGCCTGCGCGGCTTCGGTGTCAACGTGCTGGAATCCTCGACGGTGACCGAGGTGCGCTGGGACGCGGTGGTGCTGAGCGACGGCGCGGTGCTGCCGAGCGCGGCGACCATCTGGACGGCGGGGTTCGCCGTGCCCGACCTGGCCGCGCGCAGCGGGCTGAGCACCGACGCGCTGGGCCGGCTGCTCACCGATGAGACGCTCACCAGCGTCGACAACCCGTACGTCGTCGCGGCCGGGGACGCGGCCGCGCCGTCCGGACAGCCGCTGCGGATGAGCTGCCAGGCCGCCGGGCCGCTGGGCGCCCAAGCCGCCAACACCGTGCTCAGCCGCATCTGCGGACGCGCCCCCGACCCGCTCAGCCAGGCGTTCGTCGGCCAGTGCATCAGCCTGGGCCGCAGCTACGGCACCTTCCAGTTGGCGCGCACCGACGACACCCCGGTGAACCTGGCGATGGGCGGCCGGACCGCCGCGTCGATCAAGGAGGCCATCTGCAAGGGCACGCTGTGGGCCATCCGCCGCGAGGCCACCAAACCGGGTTCCTACCGCTGGCTCAAGGGCGGCAAGCGGCCCGCGCAGGCGCCGGCCGAGGTCGCGCTGCGATGA
- a CDS encoding aminodeoxychorismate synthase component I yields the protein MRIDRLGDLGAAPAVLRAVGDATTRLGLPPPAALTGDWFGALAVIAPSVPAQPVDVDAAFAVQLGSPPVDSEAVGGGWIGYLSYPDPGADDRPTRIPEAAGGWTDCVLRRDRDGHWWYESLSGAPMPDWLAAALATAPGPARDCRIDWGPADRAAHRDGVRNCLEAIRAGEVYQACVCTQFTGTVSGAPLDFFADGIARTSPARAAYVAGPWGAVASLSPELFLRRRGTLVTSSPIKGTLPLDAWPSALRASAKEVAENIMIVDLVRNDLGRVAIVGTVTVPELLVVRRAPGVWHLVSTVSARVPVELPTSALLDAAFPPASVTGTPKHRARQLLSQWEPHRRGIYCGTIGLASPVAGCELNVAIRTVEFDPAGGAVLGVGGGITADSDPDAEWAECLHKASPVVGQPRIAAAFSAG from the coding sequence GTGCGTATCGACCGGCTCGGCGACCTCGGCGCGGCACCCGCCGTGCTGCGCGCCGTCGGCGACGCCACGACGCGCCTCGGCCTGCCGCCGCCCGCCGCGTTGACCGGCGACTGGTTCGGCGCGCTGGCGGTGATCGCCCCGAGCGTGCCGGCGCAGCCGGTCGACGTCGACGCCGCCTTCGCGGTTCAGCTCGGCTCGCCACCCGTCGACTCAGAAGCGGTGGGCGGCGGCTGGATCGGTTACCTCTCCTATCCCGATCCCGGCGCCGACGACCGGCCCACCCGGATCCCCGAGGCCGCGGGCGGTTGGACCGACTGCGTTCTGCGCCGCGACCGGGACGGGCACTGGTGGTACGAAAGCCTGTCCGGCGCGCCGATGCCGGACTGGCTGGCCGCCGCGCTGGCCACGGCGCCGGGGCCGGCGCGCGACTGCCGGATCGACTGGGGTCCGGCCGACCGGGCCGCGCACCGCGACGGGGTGCGCAACTGCCTTGAGGCCATCCGCGCGGGCGAGGTCTACCAGGCGTGTGTGTGCACGCAGTTCACCGGGACGGTCAGTGGTGCCCCGCTGGACTTCTTCGCCGACGGCATCGCCCGCACCTCACCGGCGCGGGCGGCCTATGTCGCCGGGCCGTGGGGAGCCGTGGCGTCGCTGTCCCCAGAGCTCTTCCTGCGGCGGCGCGGGACGCTCGTGACGTCCAGCCCCATCAAGGGCACCCTGCCGCTGGACGCCTGGCCGTCGGCGCTGCGGGCGTCGGCCAAAGAGGTGGCCGAAAACATCATGATCGTGGACCTGGTGCGCAACGATCTCGGCCGGGTGGCGATCGTCGGCACCGTCACCGTCCCCGAGCTGTTGGTGGTGCGGCGCGCCCCGGGCGTGTGGCACCTGGTCTCCACCGTGTCGGCGCGGGTTCCCGTCGAACTGCCGACATCGGCGCTGCTGGACGCCGCTTTTCCGCCCGCCTCGGTCACCGGGACACCCAAACACCGCGCGCGCCAACTGCTCTCGCAGTGGGAGCCGCATCGTCGCGGAATCTATTGCGGAACAATTGGTTTAGCATCCCCGGTGGCCGGATGCGAACTCAACGTCGCCATTCGCACCGTCGAGTTCGACCCAGCGGGCGGCGCCGTGCTCGGCGTCGGGGGAGGGATCACCGCCGACTCCGATCCCGACGCCGAATGGGCCGAATGCCTGCACAAGGCGTCTCCCGTCGTCGGGCAGCCGCGCATCGCCGCCGCGTTCTCGGCCGGCTGA
- a CDS encoding PPE family protein, producing the protein MIDFGALPPEFNSARMYAGPGPVSLVAAAVAWDSLAAELSSAASCYRSVIAGLTTGRWLGPSSLTMASAFAPYMAWTAGAAARAAEAAGQARLAVEIYEAAFAMTVPPPAVEANRVQLATLIATNFFGQNSAAIAATEAEYGEMWAQDAAAMYQYAAGSAAACEVTPFAPPPQVTNPAGLAEQATAVGRAAAGAGSESLADIVSSVPTTLTQLAAPTASLAAASGATVAATDLSTLSPALISLATTPVYAIPSYFMAAATPLYVLSSSFAIAQTGQGMQATANAEARAAAAAEAANPAASGGAAPSLTSSVKSTVGKANSLGPLSVPASWTSVIPEAKISTAAALANGGLDGANVTNVPPSVLGGAPSGLGRSGRSVGPRYGTIPTVMTRPPAAGYA; encoded by the coding sequence GTGATCGATTTCGGCGCCTTGCCCCCGGAGTTCAACTCCGCGCGGATGTATGCCGGCCCGGGTCCGGTCTCGCTAGTGGCCGCCGCGGTGGCCTGGGACAGCCTTGCCGCCGAATTGTCTTCCGCTGCAAGTTGTTACCGCTCGGTGATCGCGGGGCTGACGACCGGCCGCTGGTTGGGCCCCTCGTCGTTGACCATGGCGTCGGCCTTCGCTCCCTATATGGCGTGGACCGCCGGCGCGGCCGCGCGGGCCGCCGAGGCGGCCGGTCAGGCCAGGCTCGCCGTCGAAATCTACGAAGCCGCGTTTGCGATGACCGTTCCCCCGCCGGCCGTCGAGGCCAACCGGGTCCAGCTCGCGACGCTGATCGCCACCAATTTCTTCGGCCAGAATTCGGCGGCGATCGCGGCCACCGAGGCCGAGTACGGCGAAATGTGGGCGCAGGACGCCGCGGCGATGTATCAGTACGCCGCGGGTTCGGCTGCCGCCTGCGAAGTGACACCCTTCGCGCCGCCGCCGCAGGTCACCAACCCGGCGGGGTTGGCCGAGCAGGCCACCGCAGTGGGCAGGGCCGCCGCTGGTGCGGGATCGGAGTCACTGGCCGACATCGTTTCCTCGGTTCCGACAACGCTGACGCAGCTCGCCGCACCCACTGCGAGCCTTGCAGCCGCCTCCGGGGCAACCGTGGCGGCCACTGACCTTTCGACGCTGTCGCCGGCGCTGATCAGCCTCGCGACCACCCCGGTGTACGCAATTCCCAGCTATTTCATGGCGGCAGCCACGCCGCTCTATGTGCTGTCCTCCAGCTTTGCCATTGCCCAGACCGGGCAGGGGATGCAGGCTACCGCGAATGCGGAGGCCCGGGCAGCGGCGGCCGCCGAAGCGGCGAATCCGGCCGCCTCGGGGGGCGCCGCCCCGTCGCTCACGTCGAGCGTGAAGAGCACCGTGGGCAAAGCAAACTCGTTGGGCCCGTTGTCCGTGCCAGCCAGCTGGACCAGCGTGATCCCGGAGGCCAAGATCAGCACCGCGGCCGCATTGGCGAATGGCGGTCTCGACGGCGCAAACGTGACGAACGTGCCGCCCAGCGTATTGGGAGGGGCGCCAAGCGGTTTGGGCCGTTCCGGCCGATCCGTCGGACCCCGATACGGGACTATCCCCACGGTGATGACACGTCCACCGGCTGCCGGATACGCCTAG
- a CDS encoding sugar transferase has protein sequence MSHPLMTQEPVDVVHAEPDRPQRRPAVKTSLPRHRTSALSVTAAAAPAPGGNAIRRWQHRYSRHLRISDTVIVCASVLLAQYVRFAEIANSSGYSHVVMTLFSILFATLWLSSLAAFQTRSPRVIGAGIDEYRRIGSASFWTFGIIAMVTLLAKVDLARGYLAIALPLGTMGLLASRSMWRKRIRRMRADGHCQTKVLAIGDRQAVSQLAHELARSPLDGYAVVGACIPGYGPPRGNTLTLGGRAVPILGDVTHVVAAVQRSGANTVAVTQPDHFGMRGIRELMWQLETMDVDVLVSPGMMDVAEARLSLRPTAGMPLLQVQKPQYEGTQRFQKQVFDFLFALAALIGTAPILIAAAIAIKLTSKGPVFYPSERIGIDGKPFTMLKFRTMTVGADSQVENLLALNEGAGGVLFKMRQDPRVTPVGRILRRFSIDELPQFINVLKGDMSVVGPRPPLQREVENYDGEVKRRLLVKPGVSGLWQVSGRSDLSWEESVRLDLSYVDNWSMSGDLIIIAKTIKAVLTSHGAY, from the coding sequence ATGTCTCACCCGCTGATGACCCAGGAACCGGTGGATGTCGTGCACGCCGAACCGGACCGCCCCCAGCGGAGACCGGCCGTCAAGACGTCGTTGCCTCGCCACCGAACCAGCGCTTTGTCGGTTACCGCCGCCGCGGCGCCCGCGCCCGGCGGAAACGCCATCCGCCGCTGGCAGCACCGGTATTCGCGCCATCTGCGCATCAGCGACACGGTGATCGTGTGTGCGTCGGTACTGCTCGCGCAGTACGTCCGATTCGCCGAAATCGCCAACAGCTCGGGTTACTCGCATGTCGTAATGACGCTGTTCTCAATCCTTTTCGCGACGCTGTGGCTGTCGTCGCTGGCGGCATTTCAGACGCGCTCACCGCGAGTCATCGGCGCCGGAATCGACGAGTACCGCCGGATCGGCAGCGCGTCGTTCTGGACCTTCGGGATCATCGCGATGGTGACTTTGCTGGCCAAAGTCGACCTGGCCCGGGGTTATCTTGCGATCGCCCTCCCCCTCGGGACCATGGGCCTGCTGGCGAGCCGCAGCATGTGGCGCAAACGCATTCGCCGGATGCGCGCGGACGGCCACTGCCAGACCAAGGTCTTGGCGATCGGAGACCGGCAGGCCGTTTCCCAACTCGCCCATGAGCTGGCCCGCAGCCCGCTGGACGGTTACGCCGTGGTGGGCGCGTGCATTCCGGGGTACGGGCCACCGCGCGGTAATACCCTTACCCTCGGCGGCCGTGCCGTGCCGATTCTCGGTGACGTCACGCACGTGGTGGCCGCGGTTCAACGCAGCGGCGCGAACACCGTGGCGGTCACGCAGCCCGATCACTTTGGGATGCGCGGTATCCGAGAGCTGATGTGGCAATTGGAGACGATGGACGTCGACGTCCTGGTGTCACCCGGGATGATGGACGTCGCCGAAGCGCGCCTGAGCCTGCGGCCCACCGCGGGCATGCCCCTGCTGCAGGTGCAGAAGCCGCAATACGAAGGGACCCAACGCTTCCAGAAACAGGTGTTCGATTTCCTGTTCGCGCTGGCGGCTCTCATCGGGACGGCACCCATACTCATCGCGGCGGCGATCGCCATCAAGCTCACCAGCAAGGGCCCGGTGTTCTACCCGTCCGAACGGATCGGCATCGACGGGAAGCCCTTCACCATGCTCAAGTTCCGGACGATGACCGTCGGCGCCGACAGCCAAGTCGAAAACCTGTTGGCGCTGAACGAAGGCGCCGGCGGTGTGCTTTTCAAGATGCGCCAAGACCCGCGGGTCACGCCAGTCGGGCGGATACTGCGCAGGTTCAGCATCGACGAGCTGCCACAATTCATCAACGTGCTCAAGGGGGACATGAGCGTGGTCGGGCCACGCCCCCCGTTGCAGCGCGAAGTCGAAAACTACGACGGTGAGGTCAAGCGGCGGTTGCTGGTGAAGCCGGGCGTCAGCGGACTGTGGCAGGTGAGCGGCCGATCGGACCTTTCGTGGGAAGAGTCGGTCCGGTTGGACCTTTCCTACGTCGACAACTGGTCGATGTCGGGTGATCTCATCATCATCGCGAAGACGATCAAGGCCGTTCTGACCAGTCACGGCGCATACTAG
- a CDS encoding RNA polymerase sigma-70 factor, which yields MTRAPAGSEHAERFTVLRPLLFTIAYEMLGSATEADDVLQDSYLRWAAVDLSTVRDTKSYLAQLVTRQALNALRADARRREEYVGPWLPEPLLLDEQDPSADVVLAESISMAMLVLLETLSPDERAVFLLREVFGFDYGEIAAAVGRPAATVRQVAHRAREHVRARRKRFDAADPQRNAQITAQFLQTAASGDVETLMTMLAPDATWTADSGGKVSAARRPVVGADRVARAIVGLIRKASLLAEFRVEVVTCNSAPAVLLYLDDRLEGVITLEIADDKITDFYVTRNPDKLAALATARDVSRG from the coding sequence ATGACGCGCGCGCCCGCCGGCAGTGAGCACGCCGAACGGTTCACCGTGCTGCGGCCGCTGCTGTTCACCATCGCCTACGAGATGCTGGGCTCGGCCACCGAGGCCGACGACGTCCTGCAGGACAGCTATCTGCGGTGGGCGGCGGTCGACCTGTCGACGGTGCGCGACACCAAGTCCTACCTCGCCCAGCTGGTGACCCGCCAGGCGCTCAACGCACTGCGCGCCGACGCGCGCCGTCGCGAGGAGTACGTGGGGCCGTGGCTGCCCGAGCCGCTGCTGCTCGACGAGCAGGATCCCTCCGCCGATGTCGTTCTGGCCGAATCCATTTCGATGGCGATGCTGGTGCTGCTGGAGACGCTGAGCCCCGACGAGCGGGCGGTGTTCCTGTTGCGGGAGGTGTTCGGGTTCGACTACGGCGAGATCGCCGCCGCGGTGGGCAGGCCGGCGGCGACGGTACGGCAGGTGGCGCACCGGGCCCGCGAACACGTACGGGCGCGGCGGAAAAGGTTCGACGCGGCAGACCCGCAACGCAACGCGCAGATCACCGCCCAGTTCCTTCAGACGGCCGCCAGCGGCGACGTGGAGACGCTGATGACGATGCTCGCCCCCGACGCCACCTGGACGGCGGACAGCGGCGGCAAGGTGTCCGCCGCCCGCCGGCCCGTGGTGGGCGCCGACCGGGTGGCCCGCGCCATCGTCGGCCTGATCCGCAAGGCGAGCCTGCTCGCGGAGTTCCGCGTCGAGGTGGTGACCTGCAACAGCGCCCCGGCGGTGCTGCTCTACCTCGACGATCGCCTCGAAGGGGTGATCACGCTGGAAATCGCCGACGACAAGATCACCGACTTCTATGTGACACGCAACCCGGACAAACTGGCGGCCCTGGCCACCGCCCGTGACGTCAGCCGAGGCTAG
- a CDS encoding TetR/AcrR family transcriptional regulator yields MTTHSTDGRADATRRQILRAASHQFARRPYHDVGLDDILAEAQLTKGAMYFHFKSKHALAMELIDKQTAASSVAVGDLLTKGLSGLETLIDFSYLIAVQDIKTDQVRASLNLIESVAQSEGLRDTLLSGWVEAVSGVVQQAIAEGDIDERCEPDDVGRLMVSLHMGLRKTSNLDEPERFLVDLEKCWILILGGILQPDRTEYFRQFLRRRAALAVNASSTEAHSP; encoded by the coding sequence ATGACGACCCACTCGACCGATGGACGCGCCGACGCAACGCGGCGACAGATTCTGCGGGCCGCCTCGCATCAGTTCGCGCGCCGGCCATACCACGACGTCGGTCTCGACGACATTCTCGCCGAGGCTCAGCTGACCAAGGGCGCGATGTATTTCCACTTCAAGTCCAAACACGCCCTGGCGATGGAGCTCATCGACAAACAGACCGCCGCGTCTTCCGTCGCGGTGGGCGACCTGCTGACTAAGGGGCTCTCGGGCCTGGAAACCCTCATCGACTTCTCGTACCTGATCGCCGTTCAGGACATCAAAACGGATCAGGTCAGGGCCAGCCTCAATCTGATCGAGTCGGTCGCGCAATCCGAAGGCCTGCGGGACACGTTGCTGAGCGGCTGGGTGGAAGCGGTGTCGGGGGTTGTTCAGCAGGCCATTGCCGAGGGTGATATCGACGAGCGCTGCGAGCCCGACGACGTGGGACGGCTGATGGTGTCCCTGCATATGGGGCTGCGCAAAACCAGCAATTTGGACGAGCCGGAACGATTCCTGGTCGACCTGGAGAAATGCTGGATACTCATCCTCGGCGGGATCCTGCAACCGGACCGAACCGAGTACTTTCGCCAATTCCTCAGGCGCCGTGCGGCGCTCGCCGTCAATGCCAGCTCGACTGAGGCACATTCGCCGTAA
- a CDS encoding PAS domain-containing protein — translation MTALKQLPALVVLERIPIPVLAIGNDGRILFSNAAFAEMMGYEPEEVLSLRFDQIFHQVPASDSLLSVVQSLANMVVELAHKDGSVVRALMSKSAAMRADDQFVLATFQDLTEQLWMDDR, via the coding sequence ATGACGGCCCTGAAGCAGCTGCCCGCATTGGTTGTGCTCGAGCGGATCCCGATCCCCGTGCTGGCCATCGGAAATGACGGCCGCATCCTGTTTTCCAATGCCGCGTTCGCCGAGATGATGGGTTACGAGCCGGAAGAGGTCTTGTCGCTGCGGTTCGATCAGATCTTCCATCAGGTGCCGGCCTCGGATTCGTTGTTATCGGTCGTTCAGTCCCTGGCGAACATGGTCGTCGAGCTGGCGCACAAAGACGGTTCGGTGGTTCGGGCCCTGATGAGCAAATCGGCGGCGATGCGAGCCGACGACCAGTTCGTTCTCGCGACGTTCCAGGATCTGACCGAGCAGTTGTGGATGGACGACCGCTAA
- a CDS encoding TetR/AcrR family transcriptional regulator — MAIEDRRARERAARRRLITATARKLAEEEGWDAVTTRRLSAEIEYSQPVLYKHFSGMEDIAASVAVEGFAELADALGAARGGATDGRDALTRVAQAFIGFARDNPALFDAMFTRATTLPFAAADTPAELTAAFAELRAAVELVAGPRDPDTLTEVVWAALHGLVTLERGARLRPDHHAARVDILVSGFCGAATPTALPEGK, encoded by the coding sequence ATGGCCATCGAAGATCGCCGGGCGCGCGAGCGAGCCGCCCGTCGTCGGCTGATCACCGCTACGGCGCGCAAGCTGGCCGAGGAAGAGGGTTGGGACGCCGTCACCACCCGTCGGCTGTCCGCCGAGATCGAGTACAGCCAACCGGTGCTCTACAAGCACTTCTCGGGCATGGAGGACATCGCCGCTTCGGTCGCCGTCGAGGGATTCGCCGAACTCGCGGACGCGCTCGGCGCCGCGCGAGGGGGCGCCACCGACGGCCGGGACGCCCTAACGCGAGTTGCCCAGGCGTTCATCGGGTTCGCCCGAGACAATCCCGCACTGTTCGACGCGATGTTCACCCGCGCAACAACGCTGCCGTTCGCCGCGGCGGACACCCCGGCCGAGCTGACGGCGGCCTTCGCCGAACTGCGCGCGGCGGTCGAGTTGGTCGCGGGCCCGCGGGACCCCGACACGCTGACCGAGGTGGTTTGGGCGGCCCTGCACGGGCTGGTCACCCTGGAGCGCGGCGCGCGGTTACGCCCGGACCATCACGCCGCCCGCGTCGACATCCTCGTCAGCGGATTCTGCGGAGCCGCTACACCGACGGCGCTTCCCGAAGGCAAGTAG